Sequence from the Sphingobacteriaceae bacterium GW460-11-11-14-LB5 genome:
TAAAATAACTTCAGCATTAAAAAATTATGGTCCTGAAGCGCTGGCGGAGTTAAAGGCATTTTCACTTTAAGCGATTGATTTAGTTTTTATAATTATACCTATTTTAGCTCATCATTAGTATAGCTATGTATAGTGCACTTTATAACCACATCAATAGATTTATAGATTTGAGTAACGATGAGCAGGACATTCTTGCCTCGTTTCTCAAATCTTTTTCCGTTAAAAAGAAGGCTTTTTTATTAGAGGAAGGACAAACCTGCAGGGCAAATTATTTTGTGGTAAAAGGCTGCTTAAGGCTTTATTTCATTGATATCAAGGGTGCGGAGCAAACCACCCAATTTGCGATAGAAAACTGGTGGATTACCGATTTAACCAGCTTTCTGTTTCAGGAGCAATCTGAATTTTATATCCAGGCAGCAGAAAGCACTGAAGTGATTGCCATTGAAAATCACCACTATGATGAAATGTTCCACAAATTACCCAAGCTGGAGCGTTATTTTAGATTGATCCTGCAAAAAAACCATCAGGCATCGCAAAGAAGGATAAAATTCCTCTACAGCCAAACCGCTGAAGAAAGATACCGCCATTTTAATCGTTTATTTCCAGAATTTGTACAACGTGTGCCACAGTATATGCTGGCTTCTTATCTCGGCTTTACCCCAGAATTTTTAAGCAAAATCAGAGCGAAGAAATAATCGCTTATTGACCGCAAAGTTCGCATAGAAAGAAACGCGAAGTATGCAGCGTTGGGCTTATTGATTTTCGTCATCTCGACTGGAGCTAAGTCCCGAACTTTCGAGAGAGAAATCGGTAAGTTCTGTTATTAAATAAATTACTTATAGATTTCTCCACTACGGTCGAAATGACGAATCGCCTTAATTTATCGAATAACATTAAATGGCGA
This genomic interval carries:
- a CDS encoding cyclic nucleotide-binding protein; the protein is MYSALYNHINRFIDLSNDEQDILASFLKSFSVKKKAFLLEEGQTCRANYFVVKGCLRLYFIDIKGAEQTTQFAIENWWITDLTSFLFQEQSEFYIQAAESTEVIAIENHHYDEMFHKLPKLERYFRLILQKNHQASQRRIKFLYSQTAEERYRHFNRLFPEFVQRVPQYMLASYLGFTPEFLSKIRAKK